A genome region from Haliotis asinina isolate JCU_RB_2024 chromosome 11, JCU_Hal_asi_v2, whole genome shotgun sequence includes the following:
- the LOC137255769 gene encoding sodium- and chloride-dependent GABA transporter 1-like, producing the protein MVIGQYSQSGPVNVWNLCPPFKGIGLGGVIYSWLYSTYFSVIFCWFMFYLYHSFSDNFPWTSCDNHWNTIACTSYNLGNTTWNNSTSYPTLGETFGNVSSGSSELDVHLSSAEEFWRFHVLQMTDGLENLGRIRWPLAGCLAVTMGLLFVWISQEIKVTGKLVYVTVAIPYILTTIFLIRGCLLPGSADGISYYIHPKFERLKDPKVWIEALGYSLYSLGVSTGCIVTMAGHNVMNNRCLKDAIVTCLLDALTCVFVGFASFSIIGHVAHLRGLSMEDFHSSGHNLAFVVYPDFLTSLPLPQLWLVLTFVMLMSLAIDTLVPGIEVIVAALGDQFPQLRKRRWCTICVVLSTVLLFALLYICQGGIYVLTLVDWFAYFPALALYALLECVVVGWCYGTKTLEEDVSMIWGEKIPGFMHACIRIVCPVLILVIIAYSGYSYRPPKYGDYIFPAWANVVGWMISLVAVLPFPVVFIWTVVTTRGNSLKEKLQKALKPTEPWKNALREDSIQEMQPMA; encoded by the exons ATGGTCATTGGTCAGTACTCGCAGAGTGGGCCTGTCAACGTTTGGAATCTGTGTCCGCCTTTCAAAG GTATTGGTTTGGGTGGAGTCATATACTCGTGGCTGTACTCAACCTACTTCAGCGTCATCTTCTGCTGGTTCATGTTTTACCTCTACCATTCCTTCTCCGACAACTTTCCTTGGACCAgctgtgacaatcactggaaCACCATTGCGTGCACATCTTACAATTTAGGAAACACCACGTGGAATAACAGCACGAGTTACCCAACCCTTGGAGAAACCTTTGGGAATGTTTCTTCAGGTTCCAGTGAACTTGACGTTCACCTGTCATCTGCAGAAGAATTCTGGAG GTTCCATGTGCTGCAAATGACCGATGGCCTGGAGAATCTGGGTAGGATCAGATGGCCTCTTGCAGGGTGTTTGGCTGTCACAATGGGACTTTTGTTTGTGTGGATTTCTCAAGAAATAAAAGTTACCGGGAAG CTTGTGTATGTCACCGTTGCTATTCCCTACATCCTTACCACTATCTTCCTCATCCGTGGCTGCCTACTTCCTGGATCCGCCGATGGGATTTCTTACTACATCCATCCCAAATTTGAAAGGCTCAAAGACCCAAAA GTATGGATCGAGGCACTTGGCTATAGCCTGTATTCTCTAGGTGTGTCCACAGGGTGCATTGTGACAATGGCTGGCCACAACGTCATGAACAACCGCTGTCTCAA GGATGCAATAGTAACTTGCCTGCTTGATGCACTGACGTGTGTATTTGTTGGGTTCGCCAGTTTCTCCATCATTGGTCACGTCGCCCATCTACGTGGACTGTCAATGGAAGACTTCCACTCATCAG GACACAACCTTGCGTTCGTAGTGTACCCTGATTTCCTGACCTCGCTTCCCTTACCACAGCTTTGGTTGGTGTTGACGTTCGTTATGTTGATGTCACTCGCAATAGATACATTG GTGCCAGGAATTGAGGTAATAGTAGCAGCGCTGGGAGACCAGTTCCCACAACTGAGAAAACGACGTTGGTGTACAATCTGTGTTGTTCTTTCCACGGTACTACTGTTCGCCCTCTTATATATCTGTCAG GGCGGGATATACGTGTTGACGCTGGTGGACTGGTTTGCTTACTTCCCTGCTTTAGCGCTCTATGCCCTTCTGGAGTGCGTCGTCGTGGGCTGGTGTTATG GCACAAAGACGCTGGAGGAAGATGTCAGTATGATATGGGGAGAGAAGATACCTGGcttcatgcatgcatgcattcgCATCGTGTGCCCTGTGCTTATTCTG GTGATAATTGCCTATTCCGGGTATTCATACCGACCCCCCAAGTATGGAGACTACATCTTCCCAGCCTGGGCCAATGTAGTCGGGTGGATGATATCACTTGTAGCAGTCCTGCCTTTCCCTGTAGTCTTCATCTGGACAGTTGTCACCACACGTGGGAATTCTTTGAAAGAG AAACTTCAGAAGGCACTGAAACCTACTGAACCGTGGAAGAATGCTCTTCGCGAGGACAGCATTCAGGAAATGCAGCCGATGGCATGA